A genomic segment from Bubalus kerabau isolate K-KA32 ecotype Philippines breed swamp buffalo chromosome 21, PCC_UOA_SB_1v2, whole genome shotgun sequence encodes:
- the NDUFV2 gene encoding NADH dehydrogenase [ubiquinone] flavoprotein 2, mitochondrial isoform X1: protein MFLSVALRARAAGLAAHWGKHIRNLHKTAVQNGAGGALFVHRDTPENNPDTPFDFTPENYKRIEAIVKNYPEGHKAAAVLPVLDLAQRQNGWLPISAMNKVAEILQVPPMRVYEVATFYTMYNRKPVGKYHIQVCTTTPCMLRNSDSILEAIQKKLGIKVGETTPDKLFTLIEVECLGACVNAPMVQINDNYYEDLTPKDIEEIIDELKAGKSPKPGPRSGRFSCEPAGGLTSLTEPPKGPGFGVQAGL from the exons GGAAAACATATAAGAAATCTGCATAAGACAGCTGttcagaatggagctggaggagcctTATTTGTG cACAGAGATACTCCTGAGAATAACCCAGATACTCCATTTGATTTCACACCAGAAAACTATAAG AGGATAGAGGCCATTGTGAAAAACTACCCAGAAGGGCATAAGGCAGCAGCTGTGCTTCCAGTTCTGGATTTAGCCCAGAGACAGAATGGATGGCTGCCCATCTCTGCTATGAACAAG gttGCAGAAATTTTACAAGTACCTCCAATGAGAGTGTATGAAGTAGCAACTTTTTATACAATGTATAATCGAAAGCCTGTTGGAAAGTATCACATTCAAGTCTGCACTACCACACCTTGCATGCTCCGAAACTCCGACAGCATACTGGAAGCCATTCAGAAAAAACTTG GAATAAAGGTTGGAGAGACTACACCTGACAAACTTTTCACTCTTATAGAAGTCGAATGTTTAGGGGCCTGTGTAAATGCACCAATGGTTCAAATAAATGACAACTACTAT GAGGATCTGACACCTAAAGATATTGAAGAAATTATTGATGAACTGAAGGCTGGCAAAAGCCCAAAACCTGGGCcgag GAGTGGACGCTTCTCCTGTGAGCCAGCTGGAGGTCTTACCTCTTTGACTGAACCACCAAAAGGACCTGGGTTTGGTGTGCAAGCAGGCCTTTAA
- the NDUFV2 gene encoding NADH dehydrogenase [ubiquinone] flavoprotein 2, mitochondrial isoform X2, whose translation MFLSVALRARAAGLAAHWHRDTPENNPDTPFDFTPENYKRIEAIVKNYPEGHKAAAVLPVLDLAQRQNGWLPISAMNKVAEILQVPPMRVYEVATFYTMYNRKPVGKYHIQVCTTTPCMLRNSDSILEAIQKKLGIKVGETTPDKLFTLIEVECLGACVNAPMVQINDNYYEDLTPKDIEEIIDELKAGKSPKPGPRSGRFSCEPAGGLTSLTEPPKGPGFGVQAGL comes from the exons cACAGAGATACTCCTGAGAATAACCCAGATACTCCATTTGATTTCACACCAGAAAACTATAAG AGGATAGAGGCCATTGTGAAAAACTACCCAGAAGGGCATAAGGCAGCAGCTGTGCTTCCAGTTCTGGATTTAGCCCAGAGACAGAATGGATGGCTGCCCATCTCTGCTATGAACAAG gttGCAGAAATTTTACAAGTACCTCCAATGAGAGTGTATGAAGTAGCAACTTTTTATACAATGTATAATCGAAAGCCTGTTGGAAAGTATCACATTCAAGTCTGCACTACCACACCTTGCATGCTCCGAAACTCCGACAGCATACTGGAAGCCATTCAGAAAAAACTTG GAATAAAGGTTGGAGAGACTACACCTGACAAACTTTTCACTCTTATAGAAGTCGAATGTTTAGGGGCCTGTGTAAATGCACCAATGGTTCAAATAAATGACAACTACTAT GAGGATCTGACACCTAAAGATATTGAAGAAATTATTGATGAACTGAAGGCTGGCAAAAGCCCAAAACCTGGGCcgag GAGTGGACGCTTCTCCTGTGAGCCAGCTGGAGGTCTTACCTCTTTGACTGAACCACCAAAAGGACCTGGGTTTGGTGTGCAAGCAGGCCTTTAA